One region of Heliomicrobium undosum genomic DNA includes:
- a CDS encoding phosphoglycerate kinase yields the protein MNKKTVCDIDVRGKGVLVRVDFNVPVDETGVITDDTRIRAALLTIQYLIQEGAKVILASHFGRPKGKVNDKYRLTAAGERLAHLLGRPVKKLDDCIGPETEAAVRAMQAGDVVLLENVRFYPEEEKNDPEFARRLAALAHVYVNDAFGTAHRAHASTAGVAAYLPAVAGFLMDKEISIMGKALAAPERPFVAVMGGAKVADKIAVIDNLLAKVDTLIIGGGMANTFFYALGREVGKSLCEKDKADTARELLDKAKASGVRFLLPVDVVVAETLAAGVPTAVVPVDAIPSDKAALDIGPESIQLFAQALKEAKTVVWNGPMGAFETVPFDRGTLGVAEAMAEVQGVSIIGGGDSVAAVEKAGLADRMTHVSTGGGASLEFLEGRELPGVAALADKA from the coding sequence TTGAACAAAAAGACTGTGTGCGATATCGATGTGCGGGGAAAAGGCGTCCTCGTGCGCGTCGATTTCAATGTTCCCGTCGACGAAACGGGTGTGATCACCGACGACACCCGCATCCGAGCCGCCCTTCTGACCATTCAATATCTGATTCAAGAGGGGGCCAAGGTGATCTTGGCCTCCCATTTTGGCCGCCCCAAGGGCAAGGTCAACGACAAGTACCGCCTGACAGCGGCGGGGGAACGGCTGGCTCATTTGCTCGGCAGGCCCGTCAAGAAACTGGACGACTGCATCGGCCCGGAGACGGAAGCTGCCGTTCGGGCGATGCAAGCCGGCGATGTGGTGCTGCTCGAAAACGTCCGCTTCTACCCTGAAGAAGAGAAAAACGATCCCGAGTTTGCCCGCCGCTTGGCCGCCCTGGCCCATGTCTACGTTAACGACGCCTTCGGCACGGCCCACCGCGCCCATGCGTCGACGGCCGGCGTCGCCGCTTATCTGCCCGCTGTGGCTGGATTCCTGATGGACAAGGAGATCTCCATCATGGGCAAAGCCCTGGCGGCGCCGGAGCGGCCCTTCGTGGCTGTCATGGGCGGCGCCAAGGTGGCCGACAAGATCGCTGTCATCGACAACCTTCTCGCCAAGGTGGACACCCTGATCATCGGCGGCGGGATGGCCAATACCTTCTTCTACGCCCTGGGGCGGGAAGTGGGCAAATCGCTCTGTGAAAAAGACAAGGCTGATACGGCCCGGGAACTGTTGGACAAGGCGAAGGCGTCCGGCGTTCGCTTCCTGCTGCCTGTGGATGTAGTCGTCGCCGAGACCTTGGCTGCCGGTGTGCCTACCGCAGTTGTCCCCGTTGACGCCATTCCGTCGGACAAAGCCGCTCTCGACATCGGCCCCGAAAGCATCCAACTCTTTGCCCAGGCATTGAAGGAAGCCAAGACCGTCGTCTGGAATGGACCGATGGGCGCCTTTGAGACAGTGCCTTTTGACCGGGGCACCCTGGGTGTTGCGGAAGCGATGGCCGAGGTGCAGGGCGTATCGATCATCGGCGGCGGCGATTCTGTGGCTGCCGTTGAAAAGGCGGGCTTGGCTGACAGGATGACCCACGTGTCCACCGGCGGCGGCGCGTCCCTAGAATTTCTCGAAGGGCGCGAACTTCCCGGCGTGGCGGCGCTTGCCGATAAAGCCTGA
- the gap gene encoding type I glyceraldehyde-3-phosphate dehydrogenase encodes MAVRIGINGFGRIGRLAARVAIANPEVEIVAINDLTDAKTNAHLFKYDSVHGTFQGQVAVGSDSIEIDGKAIKVFAQKDPALIPWGDAGVDIVIESTGFFVDGEKASAHLRGGAKKVIISAPAKNEDVTVVMGVNEDTYDPAAHRIISNASCTTNCLAPVAKVLNDQFGIIKGLMTTVHAYTNDQKILDQTHKDLRRARAAAMSIVPTSTGAAKAIGKVIPELAGKLNGFAMRVPTPNVSVVDLVVDVRKKTTAEEVNAALKTASEGAMKGFLGFSELPLVSRDFNGTTFSSIVDALSTMVIDGDMVKIVAWYDNEYGYSCRLVDLATYVAAKGL; translated from the coding sequence ATGGCAGTCCGTATCGGTATCAACGGCTTTGGTCGCATCGGCCGGCTGGCGGCGCGCGTGGCCATTGCCAACCCGGAAGTGGAGATTGTCGCCATCAACGACTTGACGGATGCGAAGACAAACGCCCACCTCTTTAAGTATGATTCCGTTCACGGCACCTTCCAAGGACAGGTCGCAGTGGGCAGTGACAGCATAGAGATCGACGGCAAAGCGATCAAGGTCTTTGCGCAAAAGGATCCGGCCCTTATTCCCTGGGGGGACGCAGGGGTCGATATCGTGATTGAATCGACGGGCTTTTTCGTCGACGGCGAAAAGGCGTCGGCCCACCTGCGCGGCGGCGCGAAAAAGGTGATCATCTCCGCGCCGGCCAAGAACGAGGATGTGACCGTCGTCATGGGCGTCAACGAAGACACCTATGATCCGGCGGCCCACCGGATCATCTCCAACGCTTCCTGCACCACCAACTGCCTGGCCCCTGTGGCCAAGGTGCTCAACGACCAGTTCGGCATCATCAAGGGCTTGATGACGACCGTCCATGCCTATACGAACGATCAGAAGATACTTGACCAGACCCACAAGGACCTGCGCCGCGCCCGCGCCGCCGCCATGTCCATCGTGCCCACCTCGACGGGCGCCGCCAAGGCGATCGGCAAGGTCATCCCTGAACTGGCAGGCAAACTGAACGGTTTCGCCATGCGCGTGCCGACGCCGAACGTCTCCGTCGTCGACCTGGTTGTCGATGTGCGGAAAAAGACGACGGCCGAGGAAGTCAACGCCGCCTTGAAAACAGCTTCCGAAGGGGCCATGAAAGGCTTCCTGGGCTTCTCCGAGCTTCCCCTCGTATCCCGCGACTTCAACGGCACCACCTTTTCCTCTATCGTCGACGCCTTGTCCACGATGGTCATCGACGGCGACATGGTCAAGATCGTCGCCTGGTATGACAACGAATACGGCTACTCCTGCCGCCTGGTCGACCTGGCCACCTATGTGGCCGCCAAAGGGCTGTAG
- the rpoN gene encoding RNA polymerase factor sigma-54 has protein sequence MRVGLGQQIEQSQKLVMTPELRQAIAILQMNTLELSLFVEQELAQNPLLEAVDSPIEGVAGERPSPESLSPDRERHQETPDRGAPGGDAPEQAMFDPVEGKGDLFNREAGVPELRRRDDVDPAAAFERETPAEGPTLQEHLESQLRLAVSDGLRRRVGEYIIGNIDERGYLRMAPAEITAAVAVEEEVVREALETVQSFDPPGVGARDLAECLRIQLRRQGQSTPQLERILEEHLPDVAAGRLHRIAQRLKVTVGEVQAMVDRIKELDPKPGVAYGGERDNRPILPDVIVERVDGEYVILIHDGALPRLTVNRTYRRILHEEGAAAEAKQYVEDRLNAALSLIRAIEQRRSTLHKVVTVIVEWQRPFLEQGLSGLKPLTLRDVAMRAGVHESTVSRSVAGKYAQTPRGLFELKFFFGSGVRTATGEEKAASGTIKPLIRQMIDREDKHHPLSDQQIAEALNEQGIPLSRRTVAKYRDELGIPATTQRRRYI, from the coding sequence TTGCGGGTTGGATTGGGACAGCAGATCGAACAATCGCAAAAACTGGTCATGACGCCCGAACTGCGCCAGGCCATTGCGATCCTGCAGATGAATACGCTGGAGTTATCCCTCTTTGTGGAACAGGAACTGGCCCAAAATCCCTTGCTGGAGGCGGTCGACAGTCCAATCGAAGGGGTGGCGGGGGAGCGCCCATCGCCGGAAAGCTTGTCACCGGACCGGGAGAGACACCAGGAGACACCGGACAGGGGGGCGCCAGGCGGGGATGCGCCGGAACAAGCGATGTTTGATCCCGTTGAAGGGAAGGGTGATCTCTTCAACAGGGAGGCGGGCGTCCCAGAACTGCGGCGTCGCGACGATGTGGACCCAGCCGCCGCCTTTGAGCGGGAGACGCCGGCAGAAGGGCCAACCTTGCAGGAACACCTGGAATCGCAACTGCGCCTGGCTGTTTCCGACGGTCTGCGCCGCCGCGTCGGCGAGTATATCATCGGGAACATCGATGAAAGAGGCTACCTGCGCATGGCGCCGGCGGAGATCACCGCGGCTGTGGCCGTCGAAGAGGAGGTCGTCCGGGAGGCGCTTGAGACGGTCCAATCCTTCGACCCGCCAGGCGTGGGCGCCCGCGATCTGGCAGAGTGCCTGCGCATCCAACTCCGCCGGCAGGGGCAGTCGACGCCCCAACTGGAAAGGATCCTGGAGGAGCATCTGCCTGATGTGGCCGCCGGACGGCTCCACCGCATCGCCCAGCGGCTGAAGGTGACGGTGGGCGAGGTTCAGGCCATGGTGGACCGGATCAAGGAGCTAGACCCCAAGCCCGGCGTCGCCTACGGCGGTGAACGGGATAACCGGCCCATCCTTCCCGATGTGATCGTGGAACGGGTTGACGGGGAGTATGTGATCCTGATCCATGACGGCGCGCTACCCCGGTTGACAGTCAACCGGACCTACCGCCGAATTCTCCATGAAGAAGGGGCGGCGGCAGAGGCCAAACAGTATGTGGAAGATCGGCTGAACGCCGCCCTTTCGCTGATTCGCGCCATCGAACAGCGCCGTTCGACCTTACATAAGGTGGTCACCGTCATCGTGGAATGGCAGCGCCCCTTTTTGGAACAGGGTCTCTCGGGGTTAAAACCCTTGACCTTGCGCGATGTGGCGATGCGGGCAGGCGTCCACGAATCAACGGTGAGCCGCTCTGTGGCGGGAAAATACGCCCAGACGCCCCGGGGCCTCTTTGAGTTGAAGTTTTTCTTCGGGAGCGGCGTCCGGACCGCCACCGGTGAGGAAAAGGCGGCGTCCGGCACGATCAAGCCCCTGATCCGGCAAATGATCGATCGGGAGGATAAACATCATCCGCTGAGCGACCAGCAGATCGCGGAAGCCCTGAACGAACAGGGTATCCCCTTGTCCAGGCGGACGGTGGCCAAGTACCGTGACGAGTTGGGCATTCCGGCGACAACCCAGCGCCGGCGCTACATCTGA
- a CDS encoding acyltransferase gives MARRTVAYPVTGKNSLRHVYGHVPFWRVLRNVLVILLARYVPFLELKNRLYRLLGMRVGKDASVAFMVMMDILHPELITVGNDCVIGYNTTILAHEYLLREYRLGEVRIGDGVVIGANSTILPGVSIGDHAIVAAGAVVTADVPPNTFVAGVPARVIRQPAYPAIPE, from the coding sequence ATGGCTCGCCGCACCGTCGCCTATCCTGTTACAGGTAAGAATTCGCTCCGCCATGTCTACGGCCATGTCCCTTTCTGGCGGGTCTTGCGCAACGTCCTGGTCATTTTGCTGGCCCGGTACGTGCCCTTTTTGGAACTGAAAAACCGGCTCTACCGCCTGCTGGGCATGCGCGTCGGCAAGGACGCCTCAGTGGCCTTTATGGTGATGATGGACATCCTACACCCGGAGTTGATCACCGTCGGCAATGACTGTGTCATCGGTTACAACACGACCATCCTGGCCCATGAGTACCTGCTGCGGGAGTACCGCCTGGGCGAGGTGCGCATCGGCGATGGCGTGGTCATCGGCGCCAACAGCACCATCCTGCCTGGCGTGTCCATCGGCGATCACGCTATCGTCGCCGCCGGCGCCGTCGTCACGGCCGATGTGCCGCCCAACACCTTCGTGGCCGGCGTTCCCGCCCGGGTCATCCGCCAGCCCGCCTATCCGGCCATTCCGGAGTGA
- the whiA gene encoding DNA-binding protein WhiA, which yields MSFSVETKEELARIQPRRRCCQLAELAALFRMDGSLQISGEQGVSLTVSTESASSARKIFRLIKAVFGLQTQILVRRKRRLKKSNVYVISLPARVGGRDVLQELGITDSQGIFSFEPPSELLKRQCCRRAYLRGAFLGGGSVNSPEGTYHLEIITNDETHARTLSELLHRFGLTAKVSQRKGWFIVYLKESEQIVEMLSIIGAHSALLNFENVRIVKGMRNQVNRLVNCETANLNKTVDAALRQTEMIQLVQSRVGLGNLPPQLREIAELRLQFPDASLKELGQMLNPPVGKSGVNHRLRRLESLAEEFSRQGGGTGD from the coding sequence TTGTCTTTTTCCGTTGAAACGAAGGAAGAACTGGCCCGCATCCAGCCCCGCCGCCGCTGCTGCCAACTGGCGGAGTTGGCGGCGCTTTTTCGTATGGACGGCTCGCTGCAGATCAGCGGCGAACAGGGCGTCTCCCTGACAGTCTCCACGGAGAGCGCCAGTTCGGCCCGCAAGATCTTCCGCCTGATCAAAGCCGTCTTCGGCCTCCAGACGCAGATCCTCGTCCGCCGCAAGCGGCGGCTGAAAAAGAGCAACGTCTACGTCATCTCCCTGCCGGCCCGCGTCGGCGGCAGGGATGTCCTGCAGGAACTGGGGATCACCGACAGCCAGGGGATCTTCTCTTTCGAACCGCCGTCGGAACTGCTGAAACGGCAGTGCTGCCGGCGCGCCTACCTGCGGGGGGCTTTCCTCGGCGGCGGTTCCGTAAACAGCCCCGAAGGGACCTATCATCTGGAGATCATCACCAACGACGAGACCCACGCCCGGACCCTCTCGGAACTGCTGCACCGCTTCGGCCTGACGGCCAAGGTGAGCCAGCGCAAGGGGTGGTTCATCGTCTACCTGAAGGAAAGCGAACAGATTGTGGAGATGCTGAGCATCATCGGCGCCCACTCGGCGCTGCTCAACTTCGAAAACGTGCGCATCGTCAAAGGGATGCGCAACCAGGTCAACCGGCTGGTCAACTGTGAGACAGCCAATCTGAACAAGACCGTCGACGCCGCCCTGCGGCAGACGGAGATGATCCAACTGGTCCAAAGCCGCGTCGGTCTGGGCAACCTGCCGCCGCAACTGCGGGAGATCGCCGAACTGCGCCTGCAATTTCCCGACGCCAGCCTCAAGGAACTGGGGCAAATGCTCAACCCGCCGGTGGGCAAATCGGGTGTCAACCACCGCCTGCGCAGGCTGGAAAGCCTGGCCGAGGAGTTTTCCCGGCAGGGCGGCGGAACGGGGGATTGA
- a CDS encoding gluconeogenesis factor YvcK family protein, with the protein MKWLMWFYPGLKVKRWMALSFLGLILTGTSISLFFDGEFFGYLENSLRQLSRAYDHGAMAGLGAFIFAIGLFLHIYGFMAMVRSIFEVLAPERDARLVEVLYRRRSLERGPKIVVIGGGTGLSVLLRGLKEFTSNLTAIVTVSDDGGSSGRLRDELGMVAPGDIRNCLVALADTESDMDRVLNYRFAQGDGLIGHNLGNLLLAGAAQTAGGFEKAVDLMSRILAVRGRVLPSTLHNVTLCAERLDGLHLRGETAITADGQGVRRVYLDPPDCAPLPQTLQAIQEADAIILGPGSLFTSVIPNLLVGGIVQALRKTAAPKIYVCNVMTQPGETDGFTASRHVAAIHRHCGGNLVDSIIVNTEPASKALLRKYEEKGQKPVVIDSKYLEKQGCKVVRARLINKENFVRHDPARLAQAIMAVVIGERERQNRVGLVDRLLYRRKMARSPQHHPWQNRVEG; encoded by the coding sequence GTGAAGTGGCTCATGTGGTTTTACCCCGGGTTAAAAGTGAAGCGATGGATGGCCCTTTCCTTTCTCGGGCTGATCCTGACGGGGACGAGCATCTCGCTGTTTTTTGACGGCGAGTTTTTCGGATACCTGGAAAACAGCCTGCGCCAGTTGTCCCGCGCCTACGATCACGGGGCGATGGCAGGTCTGGGGGCCTTCATTTTCGCGATCGGACTTTTCCTGCACATCTACGGCTTTATGGCCATGGTCCGCTCCATCTTCGAGGTGCTGGCGCCGGAGAGGGATGCCCGGCTGGTGGAGGTGCTCTACCGCCGCCGTTCTCTGGAGCGCGGTCCCAAGATCGTCGTCATCGGCGGCGGGACGGGGCTCTCGGTGCTGTTGCGCGGCTTGAAGGAATTCACATCAAACCTGACGGCCATCGTCACCGTTTCCGATGACGGCGGGAGTTCGGGACGGTTGCGCGATGAGCTGGGCATGGTTGCCCCCGGCGACATCCGCAACTGCCTGGTCGCCCTGGCGGACACGGAATCGGACATGGACCGGGTGCTCAACTACCGCTTCGCCCAGGGAGACGGGTTGATCGGCCACAACCTGGGCAATCTGCTGTTGGCCGGCGCGGCTCAGACGGCCGGCGGCTTTGAGAAGGCTGTTGATCTGATGAGCCGTATCCTGGCTGTCCGCGGCCGGGTGCTGCCATCGACCCTGCACAACGTCACCCTCTGCGCCGAACGGCTCGACGGCCTCCACCTACGGGGCGAAACGGCCATCACGGCCGACGGGCAGGGGGTCCGTCGCGTCTACCTCGACCCCCCGGATTGCGCTCCCCTCCCGCAGACCTTGCAGGCGATCCAGGAGGCTGACGCCATCATCCTCGGCCCGGGGAGCCTCTTTACCAGCGTCATCCCCAACCTGCTCGTCGGCGGCATCGTCCAGGCGCTGCGCAAGACGGCAGCGCCCAAGATCTACGTGTGCAATGTGATGACCCAGCCGGGAGAGACGGACGGCTTCACGGCCTCCCGTCATGTGGCGGCCATCCACCGGCACTGCGGCGGCAATCTGGTCGATTCGATTATCGTCAACACGGAGCCCGCCTCCAAGGCGCTGTTGCGCAAGTATGAAGAAAAAGGGCAGAAGCCGGTCGTCATCGACAGCAAGTACCTGGAGAAGCAGGGCTGCAAGGTTGTACGCGCCCGCCTGATCAATAAGGAGAACTTTGTCCGTCATGATCCTGCCCGGCTGGCCCAGGCGATTATGGCGGTGGTGATCGGGGAGCGGGAACGGCAGAACCGGGTGGGGCTGGTTGATCGGCTCCTCTACCGGCGCAAGATGGCCCGGTCGCCCCAACACCATCCCTGGCAGAACCGTGTGGAAGGCTAG